The proteins below come from a single Benincasa hispida cultivar B227 chromosome 4, ASM972705v1, whole genome shotgun sequence genomic window:
- the LOC120074976 gene encoding bidirectional sugar transporter SWEET1: MDIPHFLFGVLGNATALFLFLSPMITFKRIIRSKSTEQFSGIPYVMTMLNCLLSAWYGLPFVSPHNILVSTINGTGAAIEIIYVMIFIIYAPKKEKGKIGGLFTFAMGAFAAVALVSVFALQGKNRKLFCGLAASVFSIIMYGSPLSIMRTVIKTKSVEYMPFFLSLFVFLCGTSWFIYGLLGRDPFVAVPNGFGCGLGALQLILYFIYRDSQPGPDEKPTIDGSNMEMGLHKSQLDKPQATAKVDRDDQL; encoded by the exons atggATATTCCGCACTTCTTGTTCGGAGTTCTTG GAAATGCGACTGCTCTGTTTCTGTTCTTATCCCCAAT GATTACTTTCAAGAGAATCATAAGAAGCAAATCGACGGAGCAATTCTCTGGCATTCCATACGTTATGACGATGTTGAATTGTCTTCTATCCGCTTG GTATGGATTACCATTTGTGTCTCCACATAACATTCTGGTGTCGACGATAAACGGAACAGGGGCGGCGATAGAGATAATATACGTGATGATCTTCATAATATACGCgccgaagaaagaaaaagggaaaatcgGAGGATTGTTTACATTTGCGATGGGAGCTTTCGCGGCGGTGGCGTTGGTGTCGGTTTTTGCGTTGCAGGGCAAAAACAGAAAGCTCTTCTGTGGTTTGGCTGCCTCCGTTTTTTCTATCATCATGTACGGCTCCCCACTCTCCATAATg AGAACAGTGATAAAGACAAAGAGCGTTGAGTATATGCCATTTTTCCTGTCGCTATTTGTGTTCTTGTGTGGCACATCTTGGTTCATATATGGCCTTCTTGGCCGCGACCCTTTTGTTGCT GTGCCAAATGGGTTCGGGTGTGGCTTGGGTGCGTTGCAGCTGATTCTCTACTTCATCTACCGTGATTCCCAGCCCGGCCCAGATGAGAAGCCCACTATCGATGGGTCCAACATGGAAATGGGCCTACACAAGTCCCAACTCGACAAGCCGCAAGCCACTGCGAAAGTGGACCGTGATGATCAACTCTAG